The DNA segment GGAAACCTACCGTTCTATAAAGAAGGCATGGCGTGGATTATTCCAACTATCATAGTCTTTATGCTAAGCGCGGTATGTTTGAAATATAAGAAGCCGGTACCGGTAGAGAATTAAGCAACAGCAACGATGACGGCAACATGATGTTGTGTTGCCGTTGTGCGGAGTCGTCAGTATTCAACGTATTTTTTTGAATGCGTGACGAATTTGCAGCATGTTGATTAGCACCAGTACCGCGGTAAAGACAAAGACCCAGCGGAAGCCCAGTACCGCTGAAACGCTGGAGCCAAGCATTGGGCCGATCACGTTGCCTAAGTACATGAACGATTGGTTATAGCCGAAAATTCGCCCCGTCACGCGATCGCTGGAGTACTTCAGCAATAAGGTTTGCACCGCTGGCATTAAGGCTCCATCGGCAAAGCCCAGCATAAAGCGCAGCATCCCAAGCTGTAGCGGCGATCTTACCCAAGCCATCATGGCGAAGAGCACCACCGTGAATCCCAGCGCAAAAATCAAAATACGACCGGTACCGATTCTGTCGCCCAACCCGCCTAATCGTGGTGCCGATATCAGCGCAGCAATGCCTGGCACGGCGGCGATCATCCCACTGACAAAGGCGATATTATTGGTATCCGCGGCGAGTTGGCGGATAAATAACGTTAGGATGGGACTGATCGAGGCGTTCGCTAATTGGATCATCAGCGTGGTAACAAACAGGGCGATGATAAGCGTTGGATAGGGCAGAGAGCGAAAAACCTCTTTCCCGCTGAGCTGATCTTCTTTACGCACCACCACACGGTGTTCTTTGATTAAGAACAGCGTAACGAAAAAGCTGACGAACATCATGGTCGCCGTGGAGAAGAATACCGTGCGTAGCCCCAGATGGTCGGCCATCAGACCACCTAATAGCGGGCCGGCAATCACCCCGCATATTTGCCCCGTCGATAGAGTACCTAACGCCCAACCGCTTTTTTCCCGAGGCACCTGAGAGGCGACCAGCGCCATGGCATTAGGAATATAGCCAGAAGTTAGCCCCATCAGCGCACGCAGTGCAAACAGCTGCCATACGTTGGTCGCTAAGCCTTGTAATGCAATCACCACGCCCATCCCCAATGAAGCACGCAGCAACATGAGTTTGCGCCCCTTGCGGTCGGCTAAACTTCCCCATAGCGGCGCAACGAGTGCTGAAACCATAAAGGTGGCGCTAAAGACCAAACCTGACCACAGGCTGAGTGATTCGTGATTGTGAACCCCAAGCTGTTCAACGTACAGCGGTAGGAATGGCAAGATTTGGCTCATCGCTAAGCCAGTAAAAAAGCAGCCAAACCACACCGAAATGAGGTTTATTTTCCAAGATTCCATGACGTCTCAATATGCGGGGAGAGGGCTAAACGAAAAGATTTGCGCTGTAATAATATCACTTGTAACGGCTTGCCGGTTACACAAAAAAAGTAAAAAGAAATGACGTTTTATTTTCAATTCATTGAATCAACGCGTTTTTATCACATTTACTAACACTTTCTCGCCGTGGATGAGGTTTTATTTACACCTTGAGTATCGCCTTGTGCCTAAACTAGAGCCGTACGTAGAATCAAATTTAGCGTGATAATTTATTCAAATGATAACGGGAGTTTGTATGCTGACATTGAATGCCGCTGAAACCGCGCTGGTGCTTATCGATCTGCAAGAGGGCATTTTACCTTTTGCTGGCGGCCCCCATTCAGCCAGCGACGTAGTGGCACGCTCGGCGCGTCTGGCGGAACGTTTTCGTGAACTGAATGCGCCGGTGATTTTGGTGCGTGTGGGTTGGAATGAGTCATTTGACGAAGCGCTTAAGCAGCCAGTTGATGCTCCGTCGCCAGCCCATGCGCTGCCAGAGAATTGGTGGAATTTCCCTGAAGCGCTGAATGCGCAGCCGGAAGACATTGAAGTGATCAAGCATCAATGGGGCGCATTTTACGGTACCGATCTGGATCTCCAGCTTCGCCGCCGGGGTATTCGTAATATTGTCTTGGCAGGGATTTCCACAAATATTGGCGTAGAATCTACCGCTAGAAGTGCGTGGGAGCATGGTTATGCTTTGGTTATAGCCGAAGATGCCTGTAGCGCTTTTGATGATATTCAGCACCAACACAGCTTTAAGTACATATTCCCGCGGATTTCGCGAGTATCTGATAGCGAAAAAATCATTGCAGCGATGAAGTCTTAATTCTATAACGGCTGCTATCGATAGGCCATTTTCACAGGCGAAATGCCTGTGGAAATATAAGCAGGGAATAGGGTGTGAAAGAGACAAAATTTACCGGTTTTACCCAGCAGGGATTAAACTTTTTACAACAGGTGCGTATTGAGAATAGCAAGGACTGGTTTGAAGAACACCGCCCGATCTACGATCAACATATTCTGACCCCGTTTCGCGCTTTAGTTGATGAACTTGCGAAACCCATGCTAAAGATCGATCCGCTGTTTGAAACGCGTCCGGCGATTGGCAAAACGCTATCTCGCATCCATCGCGATACCCGCTTTTCACATGACAAATCTCGCTACCGCAGCCGTATGTGGCTGACGTTTAAGCGCCATTCTAAAGAATGGACCGATGCACCGGTATTTTTCTTTGAAATAAGCCCCGATATGCTACGTTACGGTTTGGGCTATTACTCGGCGTCGAGGGGAACGATGGATCGTTTTCGTCATTTGGCACTGCGCCAACCTGAGGAATTTGCCGCAGCACGAGCCTGCTGTAAGGCGCCCTTTGAGCTGGTGGGTGATAGCTATAAGCGGCCTTTAATAAAAGACCAAGATCCTGAAATTGCTGATTGGTACAACCGTAAAACGTTTGCGGTGATGGCAACAGATTATCAAGTCGAGCAGCTATTCACCCCAGAACTGGCCACCATGCTGGTAAAAAAACTGACTAAGCTGGCGCCACTATATCATTTTTTGATGAAGGTCGAAGCACTAAAACAGGTACCACTCGAGGATCTCTAAGCGCAGGTTAAAGCTGTTCGCTCATTTGTGGCGTGAACTCGCCTTCGCTGATGGTTTTTGACTGATTGCGCCCCTGCTTTTTGGCCAGATAAAGCATTTTATCAGCAAGATTTATGGTGCCGCTGATGTCGAGGTTGGTTTGGCTGGGATCAACCAAGACTGCGCCAATGCTCATGCTGACGTAGTGATCCCCCTCAGGGTTTCCAACATGGGGGATCTTTAATTCCGCAATGGCTAAACGAATCCGTTCGCAAACCTGCGCTAATTGCTGTTTGTCCGTTGACGGAATAAACATAGCAAACTCTTCGCCACCCATGCGTGCCACCAGATTCCCATCACGATTGCCTGAAAGATCCAGTGCATGCCCAATTTTGGCCAAGCAACGATCGCCGGCTAAATGTCCGTAGTGATCGTTATATTTTTTGAATTTATCGACATCCAGCATGATTAGCCCAATATGCTGTCCGGAGGCTTTATTTTCTTCCCAAAGCGCGGGTGTGTTTTGTGCGAAATAACGGCGGTTATGTAACCCCGTAAGATCGTCGGTGATGGACTGACGATAATGACGGCGATTATTCTCATCAATGAGCTTGTAGTCGTCCATCATGCGCAGCAACACAATCATTAACATAGCCAGCTTTAATAGCATAATCATGATCTTCCACGTATACCAACCGACGGTATAGCGGGCCTGCCACGATAGGCTGAAGGCGTCATCCAGAACCAACAGGAACAATGTGAAAAGAAAACATTGTTCAATTAGCCCTTTGTTTTTTAATTTAAACCATAAAAAGGTCAGGCAGAGAAAATTCACCAAACCAGAGATATAAACTAACCCTGATCTAATCGTGAGTTCACAGTGATAGTGATTGCACGTCTCGGTGAGCAATGGAATAAACCGAGAGATTAATGGCCCAATAAACGAGGCGAGTAGACAGCCTAATAATACAAAGGCAACGGTGCGTCTAAGACTGAGTGATTGAGGCAATGAGATAAGAATCGCTGCGCAAATTGGAGCGCTAATTTCTAACAAAAACCATAACCAAATCGAGTTGCTGTCATAATTAAACGTAGCGCCCACGGCTAATGCCGTCGGATAATCCGCAATAATAAAGGCTGCTAATATTGCGGAAGCTAAATATGCGCCACCAATTGCGTAGGTTTGTCGGTTATTGAAAGCACGCGAGTGACTAAAGGCAATGGTGGTAATAATAATATCGCACAGCACACACACGGCCAAAAATACCGGCATAAAGTAAAAATTCACAGGCGCACTTTCACTGCGATAACTGCCCGCGAAAATAAACACCGCCAGAGTGAATAAAATGAGAAGCGGTGTATGAAGTCGCTTAGGGGCTAACTTCAAAAACATATTATTACTCCAATAACGCAATGTGTTTACAATATATCAATGCTTAATGACTTTATTTTAACATTATAGTTTTAAGTGAGCGTCTTGCTTCCTGTTTTGCATCCGCCCAATTTAGGTGGCGTTACCTTAAAGAAATAATTCATATAAAACAGAATGTTATTTTTTTTGGTAGGCAATATTTGCTGAGCGAAGTACGACACACCCTGCACTAGTTTAACTTATCTGAAGTGGTGTAAGAAATAATTCTCAATAGGAATTTTCTGGGTTAAATTTGGGGCGCTGTAAAAGTAGCGCTACATTTCGTGTTGTCTGAGTGACAGTAATATTGTTATGCAACTGAAATAATATAACTATTCGCTCTGGAAAATGGGGTGGGAATATCTCTATATAATGAGGAAATAGTGGGGGCGGTAAATAACTATAATAGGTAAGCGTTAGCGGAAAATAAGATGATATAAAAAAGCCCCACAGCACAGTTTGCAATGTAGGGCTGATTAAATCCGGATTGGCGAATTATTTATGCATGGTCGCCGGTGTCGCTTTAGGCGTAAAAGGATCGTTTCCCAAAGAGCTGTAAGGCACCTGCTTTAATGCAAAATTCATTACCGTTGGAGAAGGGCGCTTTTGGTTGGAAATAAACTGATATTTAGCCGCAATTTCTTGGCTTTTAATTCCGGTCCATTCAGAGAACAGCACTAAAAAGTCTTCTGCTGAGCGGCGTGCTTTTATCGCCCGACGACGCGTGTCATCAGAAGATAGCATCATTAACGGTACCTGATAGTTTTGTTGGTATTTATCATCGTGAGATAGGAACTCATTACTGGTGCCTTTCTCATGGAATGCTAAGCCATGATCGGAGAAATAAATCATCGAGAAGTTTTGTCCGCTACTTTTCAACTGGTTATACAGCTGGCTGAGAAAACTATCCGTTTGTGTAATGCTGTAGAGATAGCATGAGGTCTCTTTTGAATGAACAAAGGTCTCATAGCGGTCACCGGTACGATCGCAAGCCTTAGGATGTGAACCGATCAGGTGATATACCACCAGTTTTGGTCCTTCTGTGTCTGCCTGCAAAGCATCATCGGTAAAGCGCAGTAGATCGAAATCAGACGTGGCTTTACCGTCTTCAAAATCACCTTTCTTCAAGAAGCGTACATCGTCTGCGCGCTTGGCAACGCTAGCCACCACGGTGTCATAGCGCCCAATTTGCCCCTGATTAGAAAACCAATAGGTATGAAAGCCCGCAGATTTGGCCAACGTAATAATACTGTTTTGGTACTCAGGTTTTCCGTCACGAACTAGATTCAGCGTTTGGCCGAGTGATTTCTGCGTAGAAGGTGCCGCAGAAAGATAATCGTTGAAGAATACGCCCGGAACTTGGCTCTCGAACGGCGTATTGGCCCATTTACCGCCAAAACTGCCGTGGGCATCACGGCGGGCGCTTTCGCCAATGACGAGCACATAGACTTGGCGATTGGCTTTAACGCTGTCTACATGCCAAGTGGCTGGCACAGAAGATAGCTCTTTCATGCGGGCCATCTCGGCTTCAACTTCTTTCTTCCCGTGCGATACGTCTTCGACAAAACGCACCACCGGATAGCCGGTATCGCTTAATTTGAATTCGCCACCGGCTCGCAGGTTTGTCACTGGCGCTAACAGTAAAGCACCTACGAAAGCAAATAAGAACAAAGATTTAGCCATTGTCCAACGGCGTATTTGCACTGTCTTTCTGCGCAAAATAAAGATGCCGAGGATCAGGATAAAGACGGCGATCAAATAGTCCCAATAGGGAAAAATCTGCATCATCTCACCGGCTTCTTCTGGGTTAGTTGAGTAAAGCGAGAGGATCGAGTTGAAGTTTGGCGGGCCGAAAACGCGGCCAAACGGATAGTAAAATGCTGCGGTTAAGGTGCAGACAAACAGCACTGCTTTTTGCAGACGTGGTAAGTAGCTGCCGAGCAGTAAGAAGAAACAGCCGAGACCAACGGCGTAAATAGCGCTAAATTCGTAGCCTAAGCCCAGATTAATCAGCGCGGCGAGAACAAAATAGAGCAGGGTATAAGGGCTCAGTAGTTCACGAGCCTTATTTTTTGGCTCAAAAGGATTTGATGTAAAGTTCATTTTTATTATCTGAAAGGGTGCAGGGCACCAAAGTTAACCGCGGGATACATCTCCACTCGCATGTTGACGGTCACTGTCATCATTGTCTCTGGTGTGTCATGGGGGAGTTTCCATTTTACTTTTTGCGCTATGCCTAACGTCGAGACACAAAGCTGCAAGAAGATATGCCGAGCGAGCTCGAATAGCAACAGAAACTGCGGGTTCTTTGTGTGATTTAGGAGGCAAATTTTATAGTACAGCGAATTGCAGAAATTTTGTCGGGGTTTGCAGTGAAAAGTTTGAGTGCTCAGAGGGTTAACAGAACAAAAAACCACCCTCACCGGATGACACCAACGTGGTTGATATCATCCGGTATGAGTCGGGCTAAGCGCCTTTGTGAACGATGTTGGTGCTTTGTATATTATGTGTCAGCGTTTGGTTGTTTAAATTGATAGCCTGCTGTTCAGTTAAGGCATCGGGAGGAATATTCATGTGGCGCAATACGTCGCCCATAATTTGACCGAACACCGGACCCGCTACTGAACCGCCGAAGTGTTTGCCTGCATTAGGGTGGTTGACCATCACCACCAATGCAACGCGAGGATCGCTGGCGGGAGCGACGCCAGCCGTATAGTTGACGTAGCCGCCGTCGTATTTACCCGTATCGCCCATTTTCTCGGCGGTACCGGTTTTTATCGCAAGACGATAGCCCGGAACGGCGGCAGTTACGCCGCTACCGCCGGGTAGAGCATCACTTTCCATCATATGAACGACGGTGCGCACTGTTTTTTCATCCATGACCCGTGTCCCTAATACCGGCGGGGTGACTTTAGTAATAGATACCGGACGGAAAACGCCGAAAGAACCGATGGTGGCATATTCACGCGCCATCTGCAGCGGTGTGACGCGCAGGCCATAGCCAAAGGAGAAGGTTGCGCGTTCAATATCAGACCAGCGTTCGCGGTGTAACGGGAAATAGCCGCTGCTTTCGCCGCCGATGCCCAGACCGGTGGATACCCCTAAGCCGAAGCTATGATAGAGATTCACTAGTACGTCAGACGGCATCGCCAGCGCAATATGTGACACGCCGATGTCGCTCGATTTTTGCAAGATGCCGGTAATGGTTAAGCGTGACCAGTGACCCACGTCTTTAATCAAGTGCCCATTAACGGGATAAGGCGTTGTGTCGATAACCGAATCAGGACGGATCAAATGACGTTCTAAGCCCGCCATGACCACCAGAGGTTTTACCGTTGAACCTGGTTCAAAACTGTCAGAGATCGCCACGTTGCGCATATCTTTCTGCGGTACGCCCTGATAGTTATTCGGGTTGTAGGATGGATAGCTCGCCATGCCCAAAATTTCACCGGTGTTCACGTCCACCAGTACCGCTGCACCAGAATCGGCTTTATTGAGCAGCACGCCTTCGCGCAGATGGGAATAAAGCGCGTACTGCAAATAGCGGTCGATACTCAAGCTGAGCGTTGGAGCCTGCTGCGCAGGATCGTCCTCCATCAGGCTCACCACGTTGCCGTAGCGATCTTTACGGTACACGCGGTGCCCCGGTTTGCCTTGTAGCAGGTTATTGAATCCGCTTTCGATGCCATCCAGCCCCTGTTGATCCATTCCGACGATACCAATCAGGTTAGAGGCGGCGTCGCTCATCGGGTAATAACGGCTAGAATCTGCTGGGGTCGTAATGCCGTAGATGTGCAGTTTATTCACATATTCAGCAATATTTGATTCAACCTGACGGCCAAGATAGAGGAAATGCTTGTGGGCGTTTTCTAATATCTTCGCTTTAATGTCACTTTCTGGCATAGAAAGGGCTGTGCTGAGATAAGGCCATTGTGCACTGGTGAGGTTGGGATCGCGTTCAAGCACGTGAATAGGATCGGCAATAATATCATTTGATGCCACGCTAACGGCCAGCGGTTGGCCTTCACGGTCGGTTATCGTGCCACGCAGTGGCTGAGTAATAAGCGAGCGCAGCGAACGCTGGTCGGCTTCTTTTTCCAGTAGGGGATGGTTCATCAACTGCAGATAGCCCACTCTGCCAAGTAGAAGAACAAGAAAAACGACGATACCAAAACAGATGAGAACAAATCGTCCTTGAAAATAATTGCCACGTGAATTCGATGGGCTTTTTTTGCGCATAGTTCTGCCAGTAGAAAACAAAATATTAAAAGCGAGAAGCTGGAATGCGCTAACTATAAAAGAGACTGGATGGAAAGGCAGGAAAATGAAACATTTATTCGCACTTCAATTATCATTGAAATAAATGTAACAATTGAAAATATGATGCTTAAAAATACTCCATCTCTTATCGCATAGGCGCTCTAGGCCTGAACATGACGGTTTTCTGCGATACCACCAGACAATGAAAATGAGGATTAGTGAGAATTCTCTGGTGCATTGTACTGATAATGAACCATAGATACAGATTATTCTTTAATAGATGGATTATATTAAACAAATATTGATCTCTCTCAGAGGCAATCCTATTATCCGTCTCACTAAGAGAATGAGGTTAAATATGAACCAAAAATTAAAACAACTGAGCCGTGCGGCCCTGATTTTAGCCGGTGTTATGGGTATGAACGCAGCTCATGCAGATCTCATGGGCTCACTGAAAAGCGCAAGCGAACAGCTTTCGTCTAGCAGTGCGAATACTTCTACTGGCGCAAACAGCACATCGTTGCTGGGCGGCGCGTTGGGTTCATTGATGGGCGGGAACTCGCAGGCATTACAATCTACCAGCAGTGCAAACATTGGTGGCGTGCTGAGCTACTGCGTGCAGAACAACGTGCTGGCAGCGGGTAATCAAAAGATTGAATCTGTTAAAGATTCTCTGCTGAACAAATTGGGTACGCAAACTGAAAGCCAATCTTACCAGAATGGTTTGAACGGAATTTTGGATCTGCAGGGTAAAGATGATGTTGATCTGAACAACTTAGGTTCTCTGACGACCGACATGAAGGCGAAAATTAAAACCAAAGTGTGCGGCATGGTATTGGATCAGGCGAAAAAATTCGTTTAATCAGCGAAGACGACCGCCGTTGTTGAGGGAGTTGGCATACGTAGCCACTCCCTTTTTTATTTAAGCTGTTTACGGCAAAAATCACCAATCTCGGCAATCGCCAATCGAGACTCTTTCATGCGCGGCACCAGATATTGCCAAACATGCCACATCCCCTGCCAACGAGATAAATGCACGTCAGCACCGGCGCTTGCGGCTTTTTGGGCAAAACGTTCGGCATCGCTATACAGAATCTCTTCACTTCCCACCTGAATCAATAACGGCGGAAACGCAGCTAAATCACCGAATAGTGGAGACACGCCCGGATCGGTCAACGCAGCTGTACCACTGTACGCGTTTACACAGCGCTCAGCTTGATGGAGATGGTGTGCAAAAAAAGGATCGCGTGTGAGGCGTGTTTTTACTGACTCACCGCTCATCGAAAGATCGACCCAAGGGCTTAAAACGGCAACGCCTGCGGGAAGAGGAAGCGCTGAATCTGATTTTATCCGCAGAGTTAGTGCCAAGGCCAATCCGCCACCGGCGGAATCGCCCATCACAAAAATGCGTTTAGGATTATTTTTTGGTTGGGTCAACAACCAACGATAAACGGTTTCTGCATCATTGAGCGCGGCGGGATAAGGCGATTCGGGCGCTAAGCGATAATCGGCCAACAATAAAGGCATTTTGGCGGCATCTGCAATAAATGACGCCATCGATCTGTGGCTGGAACATGACCCCATGTGATAGGCGCCACCGTGCAAATAGAGAATCGCGGCATCCGAGTGAGCATTGGATGGAGTGAGCCATTCAGCATAAATGCCAGATGGCTCAACGCTTTCAAGGTGCGTCCCTGGAGCGAGAGGGAGTCGTTCTCCCAATTCATCCATTTGTTTGCGCATAGTAGCCACATCGTCTAGATCGGCCTGAGCAAAATGGCGCTTGATAGCATATTTAAACAGATGACTTTTAAAACTACGCATGTGAATTCCTTTTCTGTCTTGAGCATTTGGTGCTCGCCGAGAGTAAACGGCTCAAGACCTATCATGACGCCAAAGCAAAAAACAATCAGGCACGGATATCTTGATATTCTGGCGTGGTGTCAAACTCATGCTTGGCGAACGGGCACAGTGGAATAATTTTGCGATTTTCTTTACGCATTTTCTCAACCACTTTGGCGACTAATTGCTTACCAACGCCTTGGCCTTTCAAACTCTCATCTACGTCGGTGTGGTCGATAATGGCCAGATGTTCGCCTGTCGGCACAAAAACAACCTCAGCAATCAAGTTGCCTTGAGCATCATTCACATAAAAATTGTTGTTACCTTCAAGAATTTCCACCGTAAGCTCCCTATTTTTGACGATATTTCAGTGCGCCGCTGGGGCAGGTATTGATAACGCTCATCACGGTTTTGGCATCGACGTTATCAGGCATAATCCAAGGCTGACGGTTCAGTTTAAATAGGTTGCTATTTCCTCTGACGCAGTTGCCGGAATGTTGGCAAATGCTGAGATTAAAATAGACGTCAATTTCTGTGCCGTGATACAGGCGGTAACCCGCATCTTGTAAATCTTGATCCATGGGTGTTCTCCTACGACATTGCAGTGAGCAGACTGAGTCGATCTGCTTCTTTATAGTGTATAACCCGATCAAGATTAGCCAAAAATGACCCTCACGGCATTAATGTCTTTGCCTTGCTGGTGGATAAGTATCCAAACGAGGCAGAAATTAGGAATCGCCCTTAAAGCGGCACGATTAAAACATCCGTATGCGTTTTGTCGATAATGTGGGTTGCCGAGTTTAAAATGCGCTTTAGGAACCCTTCACAGTGATTACCACAAATCACTAAATCCACTGGGCTCTCGTTACAAGCATAAATCACGCCATCAGCCAACTCGCCGTTACAAATGATTGTGCGGCTAATCGGATAGTCTGCCTGTGAACGTAGCTGCTCTAAAAACAGATTGGCCTCTTCATGAATAAGCTCACGTAAGGAGCCCAGCATCGACCCCGCAAAACTGGAGCAAAGGTCGGCCTCATTGCACAAGGTTAGTAGTGTAATTTCACCCTGATAGGGGCGAACGATTGCGATGGCTTTTTCAACGAGTTTGATGCTGTCCGGTGCTTGAGCAACGGCAACGAGTACTCTCCTGTAGCTCATATCTGCCTCCATTCCCTATGACAATATAACCATGATAAAGAATAGACCACAGTCAAGCTGTGGGGAAAATCACAACCAGTTTTACCTCATCGGAAAATAGCACTTATGTCTAATCCAGCGACTGCGGATCATCGTGGGCGAGGAGGGCATAAAAAGGCGGATATAGGGAATGTATTGATGCGTGAGTTATGCATTACCACTAACTCTTTATGGTTATTCATGTTGGAGGGTATTGCCATAAAGAGTTAGGGATAACGTATTTGAAAACAAAAATAGATTATGCAATTACATATAAATATTGAGTCTATAGGTATTAATGAGGCGAAAATAGGCCGAATAAAACATAAATCGAAAGGTATTAAGTTGGTTTTAGTCTGCAATGAAACCGATTACACCGTGACGTATTTCACATTATTCACTGTTATTCTACATAGGGAAAAAGATAGCTTAAAATTATAAAATGATGTTTCGTTTTAATGCTGTAAATGGCAGTGAAAATCCATACTAGCAGCAACATAATTTACATGGGTTATTTATAGAAAACATACTTTCAACATGGATGTAGGGCTAAATATCTACAAAAGCTATATAAGTAGCGTTTTAAGCTTTTAATTTAAGATTTAATGATTTTTAACTCGAAATACCTGCTTTTTTTATGTGTTTTTTGTATGTGATGTGTTTGAGATTCAATCGCTTAGCGCCTCGATGAAGAGGTCGCAATCTTTGACGCATTAATGAACTATTAAATCATTCGTAATATTTATTTACTGATTTTATGTGATCTGTGTCACGTTTTTCTCAAATTAACCTGAGGCGCTCGTTGTATATATCTCTTAAACGGGGGTAGAGTTGCCACGAATCAGGAATATTCTTATTTGCTTGTAAAATTCCTAGATATTGTAAGTCTGAAAAATTGTACATCTAAGATACAACCTCCAAAGATATTACGGTTGAATTCCCCGCTTTTTAAGGGGGTGACCTCTGATAGGGTCAGGCTTTCATTTGAGTAGATAGTTATCAGGCGCCATTACTTTTTCGCTCCTCTAGAGCGTTACAGGTTAATGGTGCGTTTCATTATGTTGGCAAACAAATTTTACAGGGGGGAGTAATGAGTACCTCTGAAATACTCAAGCATATTTATGACATCAATTTGTCATATTTGTTATTAGCACAGCGTCTAATTCACGAAGAGAAGGCTTCAGCGATGTTCAGGCTGGGGATCAACAATGAAATGGCAGATTCATTGGCTCTCTTAACCCTGCCACAGATGGTTAAATTAGCTGAAACTAACCAGTTGGTTTGCCAGTTCCGTTTCAGCGACCATGAAACGATTCAAAAATTGACGCAAGAGTCTCGTGTTGACGATCTCCAGCAGATACATACTGGAATTATGCTTTCCAGCCATTTGCTGAAGCAGCTCTCGCCAACAGATGCCTGCCCCCCTCACAAAAGAGTCTGATAATGAGTGAAAAAAGCATTATTCAGGAAGCACGCGACATTCAGCTAGCGATGGAGCTTATCTCTCTGGGGGCCCGCCTTCAGATGTTAGAAAGTGAAACGCAATTGAGCCGCGGTCGCCTTATTCGGCTCTACAAAGAGCTGCGAGGCAGTCCTCCGCCGAAAGGCATGTTACCGTTTTCAACTGATTGGTTTATGACGTGGGAACAGAACATTCATTCTTCGATGTTCTATAACGTCTATGCCTTCATGATTAACAGTAAATTATGTCGTGGCGTGGAGGCAGTGATACGTGCCTACAAACTCTATCTTGAACAATGCCCTGTCATGCCGGGTGAACAGCCTGTTTTGGCGTTGACACGCGCTTGGACATTGGTTCGCTTTGTGGATAGCGGGATGCTGGAGTCTTCTCCATGCTCTTGCTGCGGTGGCTCATTTATTGCGCATGCGCATCAACCGCTCAGCACGTTTGTTTGCAGTTTGTGCCAACCACCGTCACGTGCGATAAAAAAACGTAAACTTTCTGACAATCTTGCCGATATGTTCCCACAATTGCTCAATGAGCAAGAGAAACGCGTGGTGTAACTTGATTGAGGCAATCAGTCTTATAGGTCGACGATCGGTGGGGTAGCAAGAAGGCTATTGTTTAGCTAAACCACCGGTTAACTTCCTTTCGAGCCGTCATCTGACGGCTTCTGAATTCTTCTTCTCCGTCCTTCTGGACAGCGCGTTACACCCAATTTCCATTCTAAGCATTAAGGAATTCGCGTGCTTATTCTATTGGGTTATGCCGTTGTAACTATCGCCGTGCTTGGCGGTTACATGATCGTTGGGGGGCATCT comes from the Hafnia alvei genome and includes:
- a CDS encoding alpha/beta hydrolase; translated protein: MRSFKSHLFKYAIKRHFAQADLDDVATMRKQMDELGERLPLAPGTHLESVEPSGIYAEWLTPSNAHSDAAILYLHGGAYHMGSCSSHRSMASFIADAAKMPLLLADYRLAPESPYPAALNDAETVYRWLLTQPKNNPKRIFVMGDSAGGGLALALTLRIKSDSALPLPAGVAVLSPWVDLSMSGESVKTRLTRDPFFAHHLHQAERCVNAYSGTAALTDPGVSPLFGDLAAFPPLLIQVGSEEILYSDAERFAQKAASAGADVHLSRWQGMWHVWQYLVPRMKESRLAIAEIGDFCRKQLK
- the ftsI gene encoding peptidoglycan glycosyltransferase FtsI; amino-acid sequence: MRKKSPSNSRGNYFQGRFVLICFGIVVFLVLLLGRVGYLQLMNHPLLEKEADQRSLRSLITQPLRGTITDREGQPLAVSVASNDIIADPIHVLERDPNLTSAQWPYLSTALSMPESDIKAKILENAHKHFLYLGRQVESNIAEYVNKLHIYGITTPADSSRYYPMSDAASNLIGIVGMDQQGLDGIESGFNNLLQGKPGHRVYRKDRYGNVVSLMEDDPAQQAPTLSLSIDRYLQYALYSHLREGVLLNKADSGAAVLVDVNTGEILGMASYPSYNPNNYQGVPQKDMRNVAISDSFEPGSTVKPLVVMAGLERHLIRPDSVIDTTPYPVNGHLIKDVGHWSRLTITGILQKSSDIGVSHIALAMPSDVLVNLYHSFGLGVSTGLGIGGESSGYFPLHRERWSDIERATFSFGYGLRVTPLQMAREYATIGSFGVFRPVSITKVTPPVLGTRVMDEKTVRTVVHMMESDALPGGSGVTAAVPGYRLAIKTGTAEKMGDTGKYDGGYVNYTAGVAPASDPRVALVVMVNHPNAGKHFGGSVAGPVFGQIMGDVLRHMNIPPDALTEQQAINLNNQTLTHNIQSTNIVHKGA
- a CDS encoding DUF2501 domain-containing protein — its product is MNQKLKQLSRAALILAGVMGMNAAHADLMGSLKSASEQLSSSSANTSTGANSTSLLGGALGSLMGGNSQALQSTSSANIGGVLSYCVQNNVLAAGNQKIESVKDSLLNKLGTQTESQSYQNGLNGILDLQGKDDVDLNNLGSLTTDMKAKIKTKVCGMVLDQAKKFV
- the flhD gene encoding flagellar transcriptional regulator FlhD, producing the protein MSTSEILKHIYDINLSYLLLAQRLIHEEKASAMFRLGINNEMADSLALLTLPQMVKLAETNQLVCQFRFSDHETIQKLTQESRVDDLQQIHTGIMLSSHLLKQLSPTDACPPHKRV
- a CDS encoding GNAT family N-acetyltransferase — translated: MEILEGNNNFYVNDAQGNLIAEVVFVPTGEHLAIIDHTDVDESLKGQGVGKQLVAKVVEKMRKENRKIIPLCPFAKHEFDTTPEYQDIRA
- the flhC gene encoding flagellar transcriptional regulator FlhC gives rise to the protein MSEKSIIQEARDIQLAMELISLGARLQMLESETQLSRGRLIRLYKELRGSPPPKGMLPFSTDWFMTWEQNIHSSMFYNVYAFMINSKLCRGVEAVIRAYKLYLEQCPVMPGEQPVLALTRAWTLVRFVDSGMLESSPCSCCGGSFIAHAHQPLSTFVCSLCQPPSRAIKKRKLSDNLADMFPQLLNEQEKRVV
- a CDS encoding (4Fe-4S)-binding protein; this translates as MDQDLQDAGYRLYHGTEIDVYFNLSICQHSGNCVRGNSNLFKLNRQPWIMPDNVDAKTVMSVINTCPSGALKYRQK
- a CDS encoding universal stress protein produces the protein MSYRRVLVAVAQAPDSIKLVEKAIAIVRPYQGEITLLTLCNEADLCSSFAGSMLGSLRELIHEEANLFLEQLRSQADYPISRTIICNGELADGVIYACNESPVDLVICGNHCEGFLKRILNSATHIIDKTHTDVLIVPL